In Streptococcus dysgalactiae subsp. dysgalactiae, the following are encoded in one genomic region:
- a CDS encoding serine hydrolase domain-containing protein: MTLGLLEQLNDHMQQGLYRGASLALFQSGQWQEYYLGTIDGDQPVQPGLVYDLASVSKVVGVATVCIFLINSGALKLDDSLKNYYPDIVHEEVTIRQLLTHTSGLDPYIPNRDHLQVQELQAALNQLSLKKDKTFQYTDVNFLLLGFMLETYCGKSLEQLFQELVFQPFDMPETSFGPRHTAVPTLKGVNDGHVHDPKAKVLGKQAGSAGLFSTLNDLEHFAMHYLEDSFSDSLWTNYSLQEKTRSLGWNLEQDWIDHTGYTGPFIMLNKKEQKAAIFLTNRTYEKDDRPLWIRERRRIRDAIIDYL, from the coding sequence ATGACCCTTGGTTTATTAGAACAACTAAATGACCATATGCAACAAGGATTATACAGAGGGGCTAGCTTAGCCCTTTTTCAGTCTGGTCAGTGGCAGGAGTATTATTTGGGGACAATAGATGGAGACCAGCCTGTTCAGCCAGGCTTGGTCTATGATTTAGCTAGCGTGTCAAAGGTGGTTGGAGTTGCGACTGTCTGTATTTTCTTGATCAATAGCGGAGCACTAAAACTCGATGACTCCCTAAAAAACTATTATCCAGACATAGTTCATGAGGAAGTAACCATTCGCCAATTATTGACCCACACCAGTGGACTAGACCCTTATATTCCGAATCGAGATCACCTTCAGGTACAGGAATTACAAGCAGCCTTAAATCAGTTATCCCTTAAAAAGGATAAGACATTTCAGTACACAGATGTGAATTTTTTACTGCTTGGTTTTATGTTAGAAACTTACTGCGGCAAGTCTTTGGAGCAACTCTTTCAAGAATTGGTTTTTCAGCCTTTTGATATGCCAGAAACCTCATTTGGTCCAAGACATACGGCTGTACCTACTCTAAAAGGAGTGAACGACGGGCATGTTCATGATCCTAAAGCCAAAGTGTTAGGAAAACAGGCGGGATCAGCGGGATTGTTTTCAACCCTCAACGATTTGGAACATTTTGCTATGCATTACCTCGAGGATTCCTTTTCAGATTCGCTATGGACAAACTACAGTCTCCAAGAAAAAACGCGTTCCCTTGGTTGGAATTTGGAACAGGATTGGATTGACCATACGGGATATACGGGTCCATTTATCATGTTGAATAAGAAAGAGCAAAAAGCAGCTATCTTCTTGACAAATCGAACCTATGAAAAAGATGATCGTCCCCTTTGGATTCGAGAACGTCGTCGCATTAGAGACGCTATCATTGATTACTTGTAA
- a CDS encoding CppA family protein, with amino-acid sequence MTLFKNLVFKTPVLRVNNRDLNITFYQKTLGLRLVSEENAIAIFSSWGRGQERFVIEESPSARTRAVEGPKKINTIVIKTAHPKDIEQLLAHGASYETLFKGEKGYAFETVSPEGDRFLLHAEEDIETLEGVELPVFTKDEDFKGLSQFSFDIIVLNVPNEEQSRTFYHELFGDQLPVAMEFVQEEGPDLTIDPHIAWDLEILEFQVPADYDMAALKTHLEEASHSVYVDKKHKVLVISDPSQIEIWFMK; translated from the coding sequence ATGACTTTGTTTAAGAATCTTGTCTTTAAAACCCCAGTGTTACGTGTTAACAACCGTGACTTGAACATTACATTTTACCAAAAGACCCTAGGTCTTCGTCTAGTGTCAGAAGAAAATGCAATTGCGATTTTTTCATCGTGGGGAAGAGGGCAGGAACGATTTGTAATTGAAGAATCTCCTTCAGCTAGAACACGTGCAGTAGAAGGGCCTAAAAAAATTAACACTATTGTGATTAAAACAGCCCATCCTAAAGATATCGAACAATTACTCGCTCATGGAGCTAGCTATGAGACCTTATTTAAAGGGGAAAAAGGCTATGCTTTTGAAACCGTTTCTCCAGAAGGGGATCGCTTCTTGCTACATGCTGAAGAGGATATCGAAACCCTTGAAGGAGTAGAATTGCCTGTTTTCACAAAAGATGAAGACTTCAAGGGTCTTAGTCAATTTAGCTTTGATATTATCGTCCTAAACGTTCCCAACGAGGAACAATCAAGAACCTTTTACCACGAGTTATTTGGTGATCAACTGCCCGTTGCGATGGAGTTTGTTCAAGAGGAAGGTCCGGATTTAACCATCGATCCTCACATTGCTTGGGATTTAGAGATTCTAGAGTTTCAAGTGCCTGCCGATTATGACATGGCAGCTTTAAAAACACATTTGGAAGAAGCGAGTCATTCCGTTTATGTAGACAAAAAGCATAAGGTCTTGGTGATTTCTGATCCAAGTCAGATAGAAATTTGGTTTATGAAATGA